One region of Labrus mixtus chromosome 1, fLabMix1.1, whole genome shotgun sequence genomic DNA includes:
- the caprin1a gene encoding caprin-1a isoform X2 — translation MPSATVGNSAVQSATPDLGNGSQCETMKQVLAVMDKKVRNMEKKKSKLDDYQAKKNNGESLNQDQLEALSKYQEIMYNLDFARELQKNFLALGQEVQKAVKKTARREQLQREEMEQRRLKTVLELQFLLDQLGDDSVRQELKRPDATGSPLLTDADLTSLDEFYKLVGPDRNYDVRLTDQYEEASLHLWELLEGRDKAVAGTTYKSLKDTLDKVLLSAYFDRAQTHQNGTCVKEEENEEQTVVAESKSEMQPSEPEGPASEKFTEPVEVETTEFINRQFIPETTYSSTNQDQVEEWTAEAQMVNSLQHQAPSPVAAEPTVTVNHVAAAPVCDPVVRKQVVQDLMAQMQGTYNFMQDSVLEFDGQALDPAIVSAQPMKPGQTVDMQQMGCPPTLSESRLPQTSTVSGPQESSQVFNMNAPVPPATDGQAEPLKQPSQFPGNYGPGFSSQSESSVEQPDIPQETLQSVVGGFQPQDQVLPLAGGHEESSPGAGFGQSGQSFYNSRAAPRGGQRNSRGMMNGYRGSSNGFRGGYEAYRPPFSNAPNSGYGQTQFNTSRDYSNNTYQREGYQQNYKRGAAQGPRGLSRGNAQAMRS, via the exons ATGCCTTCAGCAACGGTTGGCAACAGTGCTGTCCAGTCTGCCACTCCAGACCTGGGAAATGGAAGTCAATGTGAGACCATGAAGCAGGTTCTTGCTGTGATGGACAAGAAGGTTCGCAACATGGAAAAGAAGAAG TCTAAACTGGATGACTACCAGGCGAAGAAGAACAATGGAGAAAGTCTGAATCAAGATCAGTTG GAGGCTTTGTCAAAGTACCAAGAGATCATGTACAACCTTGACTTTGCTCGAGAATTGCAGAAGAACTTCCTTGCATTGGGCCAAGAG GTTCAAAAGGCAGTGAAGAAGACTGCAAGACGGGAACAGCTACAGCGGGAGGAGATGGAACAACGGCGACTGAAGACAGTTTTGGAGCTTCAGTTCTTACTGGACCAGTTGGGAGATGATAGTGTCAGACAGGAGCTCAAACGGCCGGATGCCACTGGGTCCCCTCTGCTCACTGACGCTGACCTCACGTCACTTGACGAGTTTTACAAACTGGTTGGACCTGACAGGAACTATGATGTTAG GTTGACCGACCAGTATGAAGAGGCATCACTGCACTTGTGGGAACTGCTTGAGGGTAGAGACAAGGCTGTTGCAGGGACCACAT ACAAGTCACTGAAGGACACTCTGGACAAAGTACTGCTGAGTGCTTACTTTGACAGAGCACAAACTCATCAGAATGGGACGTGtgtgaaggaagaggagaatgaggagCAGACTGTGGTGGCTGAGTCTAAGTCTGAGATGCAGCCATCAGAACCTG aAGGACCAGCCTCTGAAAAATTCACGGAGCCAGTTGAAGTGGAAACTACAGAG TTCATAAACAGACAGTTCATTCCAGAAACCACGTACAGCAGTACAAACCAAGACCAAGTAGAGGAGTGGACAGCTGAGGCTCAG ATGGTAAACTCCCTCCAGCACCAGGCACCTTCACCTGTGGCTGCAGAACCAACTGTTACTGTGAACCATGTCGCTGCAGCTCCGGTCTGTGACCCAGTGGTTAGAAAGCAAGTAGTGCAGGACCTCATGGCCCAGATGCAAGGGACGTACAACTTCATGCAG GACTCCGTGTTGGAGTTTGACGGCCAGGCTCTGGACCCCGCTATTGTGTCTGCCCAGCCGATGAAGCCTGGGCAGACCGTTGACATGCAGCAGATGGGCTGTCCTCCAA CCCTCTCAGAGTCCAGACTTCCTCAAACAAGTACAGTGTCCGGACCACAGGAATCCTCCCAA GTATTTAACATGAACGCACCTGTACCTCCTGCCACTGATGGCCAAGCAGAACCCTTGAAGCAGCCCAGCCAGTTCCCTGGTAACTATGGACCCGGCTTTAGCAGCCAGTCGGAGAGTTCTGTTGAACAGCCGGACATTCCACAGGAGACATTACAGTCAG TCGTCGGTGGCTTTCAGCCCCAAGACCAGGTCCTGCCCTTAGCAGGAGGCCATGAAGAGTCCTCTCCAGGCGCAGGGTTTGGACAGTCGGGACAGTCGTTTTACAACAGCAGAGCAGCACCCAGGGGGGGTCAAAGGAACAGCCGCGGCATGATGAACGGATACAGAGGCTCCTCCAATGGATTTAGAG GGGGGTATGAAGCCTATCGCCCTCCTTTCTCAAATGCTCCCAACAGTGGTTATGGTCAAACCCAGTTCAACACATCCCGAGACTATTCCAATAACACCTACCAACGG GAGGGATATCAGCAAAACTACAAGCGTGGAGCTGCACAAGGACCTCGAGGTTTGTCCAGGGGAAATGCTCAAGCAATGCGATCCTAA
- the nucb2a gene encoding nucleobindin-2a gives MRFRSNNKMCWGRALATGSVLLLVQLLCLEAVPISMDKTKVKEVEGKKEEPPASVDTGLHYDRYLREVIDFLEKDQHFREKLHNTDMEDIKQGKLAKELDFVSHHVRTKLDELKRQEVNRLRTLIKAKQDIEGGNDIAVDHQALLKQFEYLNHMNPHTFEVEDLDRLIKSATKDLENYDKERHDEFKRYEMMKEHDRREHLKTLDENERQKEEEHYEELKKKHADHPKVNHPGSQNQLKEVWEEADGLDPEDFDPKTFFNLHDTNGDGFFDEQELEALFTKELEKIYDPTNEEDDMVEMEEERLRMREHVMNEVDSNKDRLVSLDEFLVATKKKEFLEPDSWETLEQNQAYTDEEMREFEEHLAQQEQDLHMKAVDLQKQRDELERQQDQLNAQKVELQQAVDHMERLKSQKVEPPPEVHVEGNALPEIHAFDDQLHHEQQQAHQPEHPAAHDTPLEHHKPPNQILAQQGLPQTHQDLPPGHQEAAQGRNNVP, from the exons ATGAGATTCAGGAGTAATAATAAA ATGTGTTGGGGTCGGGCTCTTGCCACCGGCTCGGTCCTGCTGCTGgtccagctgctgtgtttggagGCAGTGCCCATCAGTATGGACAAGACTAAAGTCAAGGAggtagaggggaaaaaagaagagccCCCAGCTAGTGTG GATACTGGACTCCACTACGACCGCTACCTCAGAGAAGTGATTGATTTTCTAGAGAAAGATCAGCACTTCAGAGAAAAGCTCCACAATACAGACATGGAGGACATCAAG CAAGGCAAGCTGGCCAAAGAACTGGACTTTGTCAGCCATCATGTTCGAACAAAGCTGGATGAGTTGAAGAGGCAGGAGGTAAACCGACTCCGAACTCTGATTAAGGCCAAGCAAGATATCGAAGGAGGGAATG ACATAGCTGTGGACCACCAGGCTCTGCTGAAACAGTTTGAGTACTTGAACCACATGAACCCACATACATTTGAAGTGGAAGACCTTGATCGGCTCATCAAATCG GCCACTAAAGATCTGGAGAACTACGACAAAGAGAGACACGATGAGTTCAAGAGGTATGAGATGATGAAAGAGCACGACAGGCGGGAGCACCTGAAAACACTCGATGagaatgaaagacagaaagaggaggagcaCTATGAGGAGTTGAAGAAGAAGCATGCTGACCATCCTAAAGTCAACCACCCG GGTAGCCAGAACCAACTGAAGGAGGTGTGGGAGGAAGCTGATGGCCTGGACCCTGAAGATTTTGACCCTAAGACCTTTTTCAACCTGCATG ATACCAATGGAGATGGCTTTTTTGATGAACAGGAACTGGAGGCATTATTCACCAAAGAG CTGGAAAAAATATATGACCCCACCAATGAAGAGGATGATATGGtggagatggaggaagagaggctACGAATGAGAGAGCATGTTATGAATGAG GTGGATTCTAACAAAGACAGGCTGGTCTCTTTAGATGAGTTCCTAGTTgctacaaagaaaaaagaattcCTGGAGCCAGATAGCTGGGAG ACCCTGGAGCAGAATCAGGCTTACACAGACGAGGAGATGAGGGAGTTTGAGGAGCATCTTGCTCAGCAGGAACAGGACCTCCACATGAAGGCTGTTGACCTccagaaacagagagatgagCTGGAGAGACAACAGGACCAGCTTAATGCACAGAAAGTTGAGCTGCAACAG GCAGTTGATCATATGGAGCGGCTGAAATCACAGAAAGTAGAACCCCCTCCAGAGGTTCACG TTGAAGGCAACGCTCTCCCAGAAATACATGCATTTGATGACCAGTTACATCATGAACAACAACAAGCCCATCAACCTGAACATCCAGCTGCCCACGATACACCTCTGGAACATCATAAACCTCCAAATCAAATCCTAGCCCAGCAAGGTCTTCCTCAGACACACCAGGATCTGCCCCCGGGCCACCAGGAAGCAGCACAAGGCCGAAATAATGTACCATAA
- the caprin1a gene encoding caprin-1a isoform X1, whose product MPSATVGNSAVQSATPDLGNGSQCETMKQVLAVMDKKVRNMEKKKSKLDDYQAKKNNGESLNQDQLEALSKYQEIMYNLDFARELQKNFLALGQEVQKAVKKTARREQLQREEMEQRRLKTVLELQFLLDQLGDDSVRQELKRPDATGSPLLTDADLTSLDEFYKLVGPDRNYDVRLTDQYEEASLHLWELLEGRDKAVAGTTYKSLKDTLDKVLLSAYFDRAQTHQNGTCVKEEENEEQTVVAESKSEMQPSEPEGPASEKFTEPVEVETTEFINRQFIPETTYSSTNQDQVEEWTAEAQMVNSLQHQAPSPVAAEPTVTVNHVAAAPVCDPVVRKQVVQDLMAQMQGTYNFMQDSVLEFDGQALDPAIVSAQPMKPGQTVDMQQMGCPPTLSESRLPQTSTVSGPQESSQASMSLSSEQSPAPCPLSSAFPPVSKPSHTGGINVNAAPFQSVQAVFNMNAPVPPATDGQAEPLKQPSQFPGNYGPGFSSQSESSVEQPDIPQETLQSVVGGFQPQDQVLPLAGGHEESSPGAGFGQSGQSFYNSRAAPRGGQRNSRGMMNGYRGSSNGFRGGYEAYRPPFSNAPNSGYGQTQFNTSRDYSNNTYQREGYQQNYKRGAAQGPRGLSRGNAQAMRS is encoded by the exons ATGCCTTCAGCAACGGTTGGCAACAGTGCTGTCCAGTCTGCCACTCCAGACCTGGGAAATGGAAGTCAATGTGAGACCATGAAGCAGGTTCTTGCTGTGATGGACAAGAAGGTTCGCAACATGGAAAAGAAGAAG TCTAAACTGGATGACTACCAGGCGAAGAAGAACAATGGAGAAAGTCTGAATCAAGATCAGTTG GAGGCTTTGTCAAAGTACCAAGAGATCATGTACAACCTTGACTTTGCTCGAGAATTGCAGAAGAACTTCCTTGCATTGGGCCAAGAG GTTCAAAAGGCAGTGAAGAAGACTGCAAGACGGGAACAGCTACAGCGGGAGGAGATGGAACAACGGCGACTGAAGACAGTTTTGGAGCTTCAGTTCTTACTGGACCAGTTGGGAGATGATAGTGTCAGACAGGAGCTCAAACGGCCGGATGCCACTGGGTCCCCTCTGCTCACTGACGCTGACCTCACGTCACTTGACGAGTTTTACAAACTGGTTGGACCTGACAGGAACTATGATGTTAG GTTGACCGACCAGTATGAAGAGGCATCACTGCACTTGTGGGAACTGCTTGAGGGTAGAGACAAGGCTGTTGCAGGGACCACAT ACAAGTCACTGAAGGACACTCTGGACAAAGTACTGCTGAGTGCTTACTTTGACAGAGCACAAACTCATCAGAATGGGACGTGtgtgaaggaagaggagaatgaggagCAGACTGTGGTGGCTGAGTCTAAGTCTGAGATGCAGCCATCAGAACCTG aAGGACCAGCCTCTGAAAAATTCACGGAGCCAGTTGAAGTGGAAACTACAGAG TTCATAAACAGACAGTTCATTCCAGAAACCACGTACAGCAGTACAAACCAAGACCAAGTAGAGGAGTGGACAGCTGAGGCTCAG ATGGTAAACTCCCTCCAGCACCAGGCACCTTCACCTGTGGCTGCAGAACCAACTGTTACTGTGAACCATGTCGCTGCAGCTCCGGTCTGTGACCCAGTGGTTAGAAAGCAAGTAGTGCAGGACCTCATGGCCCAGATGCAAGGGACGTACAACTTCATGCAG GACTCCGTGTTGGAGTTTGACGGCCAGGCTCTGGACCCCGCTATTGTGTCTGCCCAGCCGATGAAGCCTGGGCAGACCGTTGACATGCAGCAGATGGGCTGTCCTCCAA CCCTCTCAGAGTCCAGACTTCCTCAAACAAGTACAGTGTCCGGACCACAGGAATCCTCCCAA GCCTCGATGTCTCTATCATCTGAGCAGTCCCCAGCCCCATGTCCCCTGTCCTCTGCCTTCCCACCTGTCTCCAAACCCTCTCATACTGGAGGCATCAATGTCAACGCAGCACCCTTCCAGTCAGTGCAAGCG GTATTTAACATGAACGCACCTGTACCTCCTGCCACTGATGGCCAAGCAGAACCCTTGAAGCAGCCCAGCCAGTTCCCTGGTAACTATGGACCCGGCTTTAGCAGCCAGTCGGAGAGTTCTGTTGAACAGCCGGACATTCCACAGGAGACATTACAGTCAG TCGTCGGTGGCTTTCAGCCCCAAGACCAGGTCCTGCCCTTAGCAGGAGGCCATGAAGAGTCCTCTCCAGGCGCAGGGTTTGGACAGTCGGGACAGTCGTTTTACAACAGCAGAGCAGCACCCAGGGGGGGTCAAAGGAACAGCCGCGGCATGATGAACGGATACAGAGGCTCCTCCAATGGATTTAGAG GGGGGTATGAAGCCTATCGCCCTCCTTTCTCAAATGCTCCCAACAGTGGTTATGGTCAAACCCAGTTCAACACATCCCGAGACTATTCCAATAACACCTACCAACGG GAGGGATATCAGCAAAACTACAAGCGTGGAGCTGCACAAGGACCTCGAGGTTTGTCCAGGGGAAATGCTCAAGCAATGCGATCCTAA